One bacterium genomic window carries:
- the hflK gene encoding FtsH protease activity modulator HflK, giving the protein MSTSLGQELRDAWRHARRFSALVAGALAALLLLYELSTMLYSIKPNQLGLVEFMGTVANRRVLPGLHLTWPWPLSRVHRVPAKEVQRMMVDTFFQDSGEESRSYLFYRLTGLESYCLSGDNNAVEIAAVIQYTISDPYAYLYGCADKEELLRSIVCRRMIGLLAERPIDEILTYGKKEIGQKLRAGAQQDLDRNLTGISVALVEIKEIRPPLTVQPYFDDVINSQVDKRKMISRAESYRNEQIPGARAERERLLRSAEAYRDTTVKSAQGETERFAARLAEYSKAPDISRRRLYLRAAREILARIGSLCVVDGEEGRPAAKLRILSPP; this is encoded by the coding sequence ATGAGCACTTCCCTGGGACAAGAACTGCGCGATGCCTGGCGGCACGCCCGGCGGTTCTCCGCCCTGGTGGCGGGAGCCCTGGCGGCGCTGCTGCTTCTCTACGAACTTTCCACCATGCTGTATTCGATCAAACCCAACCAGCTGGGGCTGGTGGAGTTCATGGGGACCGTCGCCAACCGCCGGGTTCTCCCCGGACTGCATCTGACTTGGCCCTGGCCGCTGAGCCGGGTGCACCGGGTTCCGGCCAAGGAAGTGCAGCGGATGATGGTGGACACGTTTTTCCAGGATTCCGGCGAGGAATCGCGTTCCTACCTTTTCTACCGTCTCACCGGCTTGGAATCGTATTGCCTCTCCGGGGATAATAACGCGGTCGAGATCGCCGCCGTGATTCAGTACACCATCAGCGATCCTTACGCCTATCTCTACGGTTGCGCGGACAAAGAGGAACTCCTGCGCAGCATCGTCTGCCGCCGGATGATCGGACTCCTGGCGGAACGACCCATCGACGAGATTCTGACTTACGGCAAAAAGGAAATCGGGCAGAAGCTCAGAGCGGGAGCGCAGCAGGACCTCGACCGAAACCTGACCGGCATCTCCGTGGCTCTGGTGGAAATCAAGGAGATCAGGCCGCCGCTGACGGTGCAGCCTTACTTCGACGACGTCATCAATTCTCAGGTGGACAAACGCAAGATGATCAGCCGCGCGGAATCCTACCGGAACGAGCAAATCCCCGGCGCCCGGGCGGAACGGGAGCGGCTCCTGCGCTCGGCCGAGGCCTATCGCGACACCACCGTCAAATCGGCCCAGGGAGAAACGGAACGGTTCGCCGCCAGGCTGGCCGAGTATTCCAAGGCCCCCGACATCAGCCGGCGGCGGCTGTATCTTCGGGCCGCGCGCGAAATCCTGGCCCGGATCGGTTCCCTGTGCGTGGTCGACGGGGAGGAAGGGCGCCCCGCCGCCAAGCTCAGGATTCTTTCCCCGCCCTGA
- a CDS encoding glycosyltransferase family 2 protein, with protein MEKISGIVTCFNRENEIADCLASVDWVDELVVVDSFSTDRTAEIAGRYADVLLRHEYRSAAAQRNWAMERTSHDWTLIIDSDEVMPPELRDEIREEMAAPRYDRYRVFRRGIFLGKEMRHGGWPRDTNNILFRKSVYRFNDDEVHPLLLPEGACGCFTNRLIHYTHRSIDEFVSKSHTYAGWAARKYRRRGRRGAFGKIFTHPFYNFVKIYLLRAGFLDGARGLVSAVLSSAYVAEKYARLWELDHCRFPDGAGNGGEGAGENLAHPSPPGGAEPELRAGKES; from the coding sequence ATGGAGAAGATCAGCGGCATCGTCACCTGCTTCAACCGCGAAAACGAAATTGCGGACTGCCTGGCCAGCGTGGACTGGGTCGACGAACTGGTGGTGGTCGATTCCTTCAGCACCGACCGGACCGCGGAGATCGCCGGCCGCTACGCCGACGTCCTCCTCCGGCATGAATACCGTTCCGCCGCCGCCCAGAGGAATTGGGCGATGGAGCGCACGTCTCACGATTGGACCCTGATCATCGATTCCGACGAAGTCATGCCTCCCGAACTTCGGGACGAGATCCGGGAAGAGATGGCGGCGCCGCGTTACGACCGTTACCGGGTGTTCAGGCGGGGGATATTCCTGGGTAAAGAGATGCGCCACGGCGGCTGGCCCCGCGATACCAACAACATCCTTTTCCGCAAGAGCGTGTATCGCTTCAACGACGACGAGGTTCATCCCCTGCTGCTGCCGGAAGGCGCATGCGGCTGCTTCACCAACCGGCTGATCCATTACACCCACCGCTCGATCGACGAGTTCGTCTCCAAATCCCACACCTATGCCGGTTGGGCCGCCCGCAAGTACCGGCGCCGGGGGCGCCGGGGGGCGTTCGGGAAGATCTTCACCCACCCGTTCTACAATTTCGTCAAAATATACCTGCTGCGAGCCGGTTTTCTGGACGGAGCCCGGGGCCTGGTCAGCGCGGTTCTTTCCTCGGCATACGTAGCCGAAAAATACGCCAGGCTCTGGGAGTTGGACCATTGCCGGTTTCCCGACGGCGCCGGAAACGGGGGAGAAGGCGCTGGTGAAAATCTCGCCCATCCATCCCCCCCCGGGGGAGCGGAACCGGAACTCAGGGCGGGGAAAGAATCCTGA
- a CDS encoding protease modulator HflC, which translates to MRKTLVVLIVIALAVWLVSLCIFTVSEREIVIITRFGRPIGQPVSEAGPHLKLPGFIDTVNRLDRRIQVFKTLPIQLLLGDKNPIIMTCYVTWRIASPLKFFQSVTTAETARQKLEDMINARLGSVLGDFTLSQIINVDPEKVELGEIERLILTEAGGQAAREYGLEIVDVGICRLSYPSIVTNAVYNRMKAEREKEAKKYRAEGLEEAAAIEADADKQAAEVRAQAYKEAEIVKGEGDAEAIRIYAEAYGRDPDFYRFLDTMETYKKILGKETTLILSTGSELFRYLAPLPSPAPPEASPTP; encoded by the coding sequence ATGAGAAAAACCCTTGTCGTTCTGATCGTCATCGCTCTGGCGGTCTGGTTGGTCAGCCTCTGCATCTTCACCGTCAGCGAACGCGAAATCGTCATCATCACCCGCTTCGGCCGACCGATCGGCCAACCCGTTTCGGAAGCCGGACCGCACCTCAAACTGCCCGGATTCATCGATACGGTCAACCGACTCGACCGGAGGATTCAGGTGTTCAAGACCCTGCCCATCCAGCTCCTCCTCGGAGACAAAAACCCGATCATCATGACCTGCTACGTCACCTGGAGGATCGCCTCCCCCCTGAAATTCTTTCAATCGGTAACCACCGCGGAAACCGCCCGCCAGAAACTCGAAGACATGATCAACGCCCGTTTGGGAAGCGTCCTCGGCGATTTCACCCTTTCCCAGATCATCAACGTCGACCCCGAGAAAGTGGAGTTGGGCGAGATCGAGCGACTGATTCTGACCGAAGCCGGCGGCCAGGCCGCCCGGGAATACGGTCTGGAAATCGTCGACGTCGGCATCTGCCGTCTCTCCTACCCCAGCATCGTCACCAACGCCGTCTACAACCGGATGAAGGCGGAGCGGGAAAAGGAGGCGAAAAAATACCGGGCGGAAGGCCTGGAAGAAGCGGCCGCGATCGAAGCCGACGCGGATAAACAGGCGGCGGAGGTCCGGGCCCAGGCGTACAAGGAGGCGGAGATCGTCAAGGGGGAGGGAGACGCCGAAGCCATCCGCATCTACGCCGAAGCCTACGGACGCGATCCGGACTTTTACCGGTTTCTCGACACCATGGAGACGTATAAGAAAATATTGGGCAAGGAGACCACTCTTATTTTATCCACCGGTTCGGAACTCTTCCGCTACTTGGCCCCTCTCCCCTCCCCCGCGCCCCCAGAAGCCTCCCCGACGCCATGA
- a CDS encoding cation diffusion facilitator family transporter, translating into MNAKKKTAALSTLFNVVLTVLKFAIYFLTGSLAVLAEAWHSLSDIVTSLLVLFSLGSGPAPEGPEGRRRGWSRLPLEARISFVIGLFILAAAVMVVKKIVGSSAASVTYPLISGLFFILFALGSFFVYQFETRVGKQTRSPGLVSDGLHSKADMLGSLIAGFALILLQLGVNADKPAAIVICVFLVSFALDTFVNFVRALRGETEWTDRASLRLIENIFQGVARGRPEAEGGTGWRSWLEPRRRAVKRTAGAVLAAVAAVGLFSLCFFTVGPRERAVRERLGTPLDVDAPLGPGFYLKLPPPLERVLKVDTTGIRTMDVGNVSNPQVPALIWTREHGVDQAFLSGDNNFFYPYLTVHYRVKNVRDYLYRQAAPEECLALLTDSLITEIYAGRTFYDIATVSRRPIEEEIRGRLQRHLDRFGTGLEVVEVNTKDIHPPISIAGAFEEVIAAMQEKVQSVNQAIGYRNTVLPQARGESSRTRAEAQSYVRSQVDTADGDAGKFREISLAASMRPALSRTLLYLRTVRETLGGKRLILVSPEVEPPDIWLGATGRPPLVGATLENMYP; encoded by the coding sequence ATGAACGCCAAGAAAAAAACCGCCGCCCTCTCCACCCTCTTCAACGTGGTCCTCACCGTTCTCAAGTTTGCCATCTACTTCCTGACCGGCAGCCTGGCGGTTCTGGCCGAAGCCTGGCACAGTCTCTCCGACATCGTCACCTCGCTGCTGGTGCTGTTCTCGCTGGGGTCGGGCCCCGCCCCGGAAGGGCCGGAAGGGCGCCGACGCGGTTGGAGCCGCCTGCCCCTGGAAGCCAGAATCTCCTTCGTCATCGGCCTTTTCATCCTGGCCGCGGCCGTCATGGTGGTTAAAAAGATCGTCGGCAGCTCCGCCGCGTCCGTGACCTATCCGTTGATCTCCGGGCTCTTCTTCATCCTCTTTGCCCTCGGCTCCTTCTTCGTCTACCAGTTCGAAACCAGGGTGGGAAAGCAGACGAGGTCGCCGGGTCTGGTCTCGGACGGACTTCACTCCAAGGCCGACATGCTCGGTTCTCTGATCGCCGGGTTCGCCCTCATCCTTCTGCAGTTGGGCGTGAACGCGGACAAACCGGCGGCGATCGTGATCTGCGTCTTTCTTGTCTCCTTCGCGCTCGATACCTTCGTCAACTTCGTGCGGGCGCTGCGCGGGGAAACGGAGTGGACCGATCGGGCCTCCCTGAGACTGATCGAGAACATCTTCCAGGGCGTAGCCCGCGGCCGCCCCGAAGCCGAAGGCGGAACCGGTTGGCGGAGCTGGCTGGAGCCAAGGCGCAGGGCGGTAAAAAGAACCGCCGGCGCCGTTCTCGCCGCCGTCGCCGCCGTCGGGCTCTTCTCCCTGTGCTTCTTCACCGTGGGACCGCGCGAACGTGCCGTCCGGGAGCGCCTGGGAACCCCGCTGGATGTCGACGCGCCCCTGGGACCGGGGTTTTACCTAAAACTCCCCCCGCCCCTGGAAAGAGTGCTCAAGGTCGACACCACCGGCATCAGGACCATGGACGTGGGCAACGTCAGCAACCCCCAGGTGCCGGCGCTGATCTGGACCAGGGAGCACGGCGTCGATCAGGCCTTTCTTTCCGGAGACAACAACTTTTTTTACCCGTACCTGACCGTCCACTACCGGGTCAAAAACGTCCGTGATTACCTCTACCGCCAAGCCGCGCCGGAAGAATGCCTGGCGCTCCTGACCGACTCCCTGATCACGGAGATCTACGCCGGGCGGACGTTCTACGACATCGCCACCGTTTCCCGGCGCCCGATCGAAGAAGAGATCCGGGGCCGGCTTCAGCGGCACCTCGACCGGTTCGGAACCGGCCTGGAGGTGGTGGAAGTCAACACCAAGGATATCCACCCCCCCATTTCGATCGCGGGCGCGTTCGAGGAAGTCATCGCCGCCATGCAGGAGAAGGTGCAGAGCGTCAACCAGGCGATCGGCTACCGGAACACGGTGCTTCCCCAGGCCCGGGGCGAATCTTCCCGGACCCGGGCCGAGGCCCAATCCTATGTGCGTTCCCAGGTCGATACCGCCGACGGCGATGCCGGAAAATTCCGGGAGATCAGCCTGGCCGCTTCCATGCGGCCGGCCCTTTCCCGGACCCTGCTCTACCTGAGAACCGTGCGCGAAACCCTGGGGGGAAAACGCCTGATCCTGGTTTCGCCCGAAGTCGAACCCCCGGATATCTGGCTGGGAGCGACGGGCCGGCCGCCGCTCGTCGGCGCTACTTTGGAGAACATGTATCCATGA